A single genomic interval of Aedes aegypti strain LVP_AGWG chromosome 1, AaegL5.0 Primary Assembly, whole genome shotgun sequence harbors:
- the LOC110674263 gene encoding uncharacterized protein LOC110674263 yields the protein MLQASLEQEREPQQAIRMTSLWDSITSLFQSSGTQEVRSEWDRTMEQRNLELISTLKRTTDPTEFATVVRKGAQMDLTCLQAVPEALKKLNINIPNLAIYVLGDTSKTYKCGSSTKGVSIDLDLRNNHFELHCGANLNQKPRGKVGSNDCLFESLAQAIPQLLDVPASEFHSGNIRGRSTDRDGSRSRRSRSRSLSVHDDPEEETSTLEHLLTRFYGIFDVAGVVQGVAERARINRNEVLRGGRSQHQDRHSSDVRLHASHVIRIQITDGATNQLSESNTALYTYLTTQIGYTELVETWANKWGGIGKDIDELQALLLKLLESVDFSHDSPRMMPNVSLKYLQNTVDELNELLRRIDPYATAITLTDQGFWASLFGDNVITADTIVGICKDSFITVLNKWLRIDRKHFMNEDSIKNVLEQVLKIIKNTNLSKLLQLGRKAFKKLLQLLLTKQKCDNGKNDRQDKDKDDEDGENKSSSGNKAKNGAIWSSVKETVQQEARCNNVNPSSFLKIAGWILLGVALVTAIAFAIYMVVPCIINLITVVDTVTIVKTIIVVAG from the exons atgcttcaa GCAAGTCTGGAACAAGAGCGGGAGCCGCAACAAGCGATTCGGATGACATCGCTCTGGGATTCGATAACAAGTCTGTTTCAGTCCTCAGGGACTCAGGAAGTTCGGTCGGAATGGGATCGCACCATGGAACAACGAAACCTCGAGCTTATATCGACCCTGAAAAGAACCACCGATCCAACGGAATTTGCTACCGTAGTGCGTAAAGGAGCTCAGATGGATTTGACCTGCTTGCAAGCGGTGCCAGAGGCATTGAAAAAGCTGAATATCAACATCCCGAATCTAGCGATCTACGTTTTAGGCGACACAAGTAAAACGTACAAATGTGGTTCCAGCACGAAAGGCGTTTCAATCGATTTGGATCTGCGAAACAATCACTTCGAACTGCATTGCGGCGCCAATCTGAATCAGAAGCCACGTGGCAAAGTCGGCAGCAACGATTGCCTTTTCGAGTCGTTGGCGCAGGCAATCCCGCAGCTTCTGGATGTACCGGCATCGGAGTTTC ATTCGGGTAACATTCGAGGAAGATCTACCGATCGCGATGGAAGCAGAAGCCGTCGCAGTAGGTCAAGGTCTTTGAGCGTCCACGATGACCCCGAGGAGGAAACTTCAACCCTGGAGCATTTGTTAACTCGTTTTTACGGCATTTTTGATGTAGCTGGGGTTGTTCAAGGGGTCGCAGAACGTGCGCGAATAAATAGGAATGAAGTTTTGCGTGGAGGTAGAAGTCAACACCAGGACAGACATAGTTCCGATGTTAGACTTCACGCTTCCCATGTTATTAGAATCCAGATAACTGACGGGGCTACAAATCAGCTATCCGAGTCTAACACTGCTCTTTATACGTATCTGACAACTCAAATAGGGTACACTGAACTTGTTGAAACATGGGCTAACAAGTGGGGAGGTATAGGGAAGGACATTGATGAGCTACAAGCACTGCTTTTGAAACTGTTGGAATCGGTAGATTTCAGCCATGACTCTCCGCGTATGATGCCAAACGTTTCCCTCAAATATTTGCAGAACACGGTAGATGAGCTCAATGAACTGTTGCGAAGAATTGACCCATATGCAACGGCCATAACTCTAACGGATCAGGGTTTTTGGGCCAGTTTGTTTGGAGATAACGTGATTACCGCCGACACAATTGTCGGAATCTGTAAGGATAGTTTCATCACAGTATTGAATAAATGGTTAAGGATAGATCGTAAGCATTTCATGAATGAAGATTCGATCAAAAACGTACTGGAGCAAGTTTTAAAGATTATTAAGAACACAAACTTGTCTAAGCTATTGCAGCTTGGAAGAAAGGCATTCAAAAAGCTCCTGCAATTGTTACTGacaaaacaaaaatgtgacAACGGTAAAAATGATCGCCAAGATAAGGACAAGGATGACGAAGATGGTGAAAATAAGTCATCAAGTGGAAATAAAGCGAAGAATGGTGCCATTTGGAGCTCAGTTAAGGAGACAGTCCAACAAGAGGCGCGCTGCAACAATGTGAACCCGTCATCTTTTCTAAAAATAGCCGGTTGGATATTGTTGGGAGTCGCTTTGGTGACAGCAATCGCGTTTGCAATATACATGGTGGTCCCTTGTATCATCAATTTGATTACTGTCGTTGATACAGTAACTATCGTTAAAACGATAATTGTCGTTGCAGGCTAA